TCGTTAAGTGCTAACAGTTTATGTAAATAGGCCTAGGTGGGCTGGGCTGCTGGGAATAGAACATGGAGATCTATTAGGAGGCTGGACTGCTGGAGGCCCATCGTTGGGCAAAAACTGGTTTCACGCTTTTGTCGCAGTGAGGCAGAATGAGAATTCGAGAGggcctctcaaaaaaaaaaagggaattcGAGAGGAGGGCGCCGGTCGGCGTAGATCGAGGCTCGAGCCACGCTGGACGAACAGAGAACTGGCAATGATGGGAAATGGTGGGAaaggggtttttttttttgccgatgTTAGGCTCGTACTTCGGTAGTTTGGTGACTGGATAGGTTGCATGTGAAGAGTTGAGATTAATTCCCTAGAGATTAAGATTATAGATACGGTTATGAGAATTTATatactattttattttgttagaAACACACATGCTGTTAACTagttttaacaaaaaaaaagcaatgaTATGAAAATTTCAGTACGTAATATGTTGCTAAGAAATATCAATGGCATAATGGTATGTCGATGAAACAACATTTCAAAATAATTCAACTGATACGAAATTGATATCATAATAAAAATCTCTTGGACTGAATTTGGCTCAGGTAGCTACCGGAGCAGATATATCGATAACATGCAGAAGAACAAAGGCAACAAATTGTTCGATTCAAAATTCAATTAATGGAGTGTCTTCTTCGTCCCGGCCGGCATGTGGTGCTCTCTTGGCCACTAGAGTGCCAGCGGCAGCAAACTAAAGCTGATCAATTTGGAGGCTGACAGCCAGCGTTCCGTCGGGCAGCATCAGCTCCCAAGGCACCTCCAAGTACATCCCCTGCCCGGCCTGGCCCTTCCACGGCGTCGGCGCGCCGCCGGCAAGCGCGCTGCTTCTCACCCGGGACGTCATCATAGGCCCCATGTTGTTGTCCACGCCGGGTAAACCCACGACGACGAGCTTGCACCGGTATTGCGGCCCCGCGGCACCCTGACGCAGACCAGGGACACTCCCATGGCCGAGCTGCTGCCGTTGAGCGTGCCCAGTGACACAAGGAAGACGCTGCGGTCGTCCTGCCCGAGGACGAAGTGCCATGGCTGAGACAGCGGCAGGGTGAGTTTCAAGGGGTGGCCGTAGCTGACGGTGGATATGGCCCGCGCGTGGGCGGCGTCGAAGTGGCCGAGCAGCGCCAGCGGGGTGCCCAGGAACGAGCAGCCGGGCTCAGGGCACAGGCAGGGCGCGTGAAGGCATGTGCGCAGGTGGTTCATGGCGTCGTGGTAGACGATGTGGAGGCCGCAGCCGAACTCTCTGTACACGCACGAAACcttggcggcggtgaggaTGGCGTTCAGCGCAGGGCGGGAGGGTTCCGTGCGGCTGCAGAGTTCGCCGTGCATGTGACGGCAGTAGTCGCGGCAGCACACCACGTGCCCCTCCGCCTCGCACTGCAACACAAAGAAAGAAACCCATTCAAACGTAAGAGATCAAACAAATTTTATCTTTTTCTCTCGCTACCCCAAAACGACAAATTCCTGACAGGGCTAAACCGTCAGCAAAGGCCAAAAAACCGTCAGGAACACTTATTCCTAATATAGAAACAAATATCTTTGCATCGATCGACAACTTGGTTGGGGAGACTCACCTCGAAGAGTGGGGGCTTGAGGGGGCGGCAGCAGCTCTTGCAGTGGAACAAAGCCACGTCGATCCTCGCGTCAATCTGTGGCAGCGGTGgtgacggcggaggcggaggcgcggccAAGGACCCATCTTCGGCACCAacttctccttcctcacgTTCGTTCTCTTCTCCTTGCTGCTGCAGTCGTTCTTGCTCGTTTTTCATCACCTGTGCCACCGCTTTCACCTTCTTGCCACCGTCACGGTCCACCGGCGACGGTGCGCCCCTCTTGTTCCGCTCACTCATGTCAGCCAGGCCAAGAATagatttttgtgatttttttgttttcccttgGGGATTCTTTTATAGACTCGTTCTGTACATATATGGAGAGTCATTGTTATTTTCTTGTATTGGAAGAAAACACGTGTTCTGCACCGTATAATGGTATGGAGTCGTTATTCTTTTCTTGTATTGTAAAAACCACGCGCTCTGTACCATGTATTGTAAACCGACGCGTTCTCATGTATGTTAGAGAACACACATGGTTTATACAAtacaagaaaataataatgacTCCATATATGATACAGAGCATGTGGTTTTTACAATACACGAAAAAAATAATGACTCTCCATATACTGTACAGAACAGGTGTTTTCTTTCAATACAAGAAAATAATAACGACTCtgaggggcggagccaggatttGGAACATGGATATACACGTTTTTTTTATTAGAGATGATCTAAAGGACGGTAGGTATAGCAcctatgtttttttattagagATGATCTAAAGGACGGTAGGTATAGCATCTACGGCGCATTGAACAAACATACTACACATGTACTTGGCAAACTAATCTTTTACCACATACAATTTCTTAACGTATACGATGGAGTATAAATCACACACCTCAACACACCCGACGCCAAATGAACACGAACACATGTAAAACAATGGTCATACATTTGGCGACTAAACAAGACACAAACTCTAcaaaactagctagctaattaaaTCAATCGACATTGAGCTAAACAATATGTAAATAGGACATAAACTCTACAGGAGTTAATAATTAAACACTACACAAATTCTAAATTTTGCCTACAAATATACAAGCAGTACTCTGCCAAAATACCTGGGTATGCATTGCATACCCAGGCATTAGGCTGGCTCCGCCAAAGTGACATGGTGGACTTACACAACGGGGACAACAACAGGGTGCATCAGACTACATCCACAGTACCCTTGAACTTGCTGGTGCCTCGGGAGCTTATATCGTCCAGCGAAACGCTGACGCTCAGCGTCCAAATTGATCAGCTttagtgctgctgctgctgaactCTGGTGGCCGGCCCAGACGACACCACATGCCGGGACGAAGAAGAGACTTCACTGAATTTTGAATACAACAATTTTGTAGCCTTGATCTCCTTCATGTTTTGTGTTATATGGCTTATCGATATGTGGTCGTTATTATCTGCTGTGGTCGTTACCAGAGCCCAAAATTTCAATCCAATAAAATTTCGCTATGATATCATTTTCATGTCAGTTGAATTATTTTTGCGACATTCATAACTGACACTAATCGCTGGCTGCATTAGCATGGGATCATTAGAGAAGACTAATGGACACCCATCTTGTCGATGCGAACGCTGAGCAGCAGCACTTACGACGCTCCAGATCCGACCAAGAACTTCCTCAAGATGGTCAGCTACTCAGCTCCTCCAAGTCGAACAAGGCCTCGGGCGCCGCGCTGCAGGCCGCTTCAATGTCCACATGATGAGCATGGATGCCAAGCAATCAATTTATCAAACACCTAGCCTGCACAGGCATCACATTAAGGATCATTGTAACCCAAGAGATGTTACTTCCAGCTAACCATCAGGCGCTAAGAAAAGTGACACCTACAGACACTAATAACAATCGCAGGCTGCATTAGCATACAAGGTCAGCTCATCTTGTCGACGCGAACGCTGACGGGCAGCACCATGTCCGCCGCTCCAGCAGCTCCTCCGACCAAGAAGTTCCTCGGCACCGTCAGCACGGGCAGCGCCTTCACGTCGACGGCCCCGGGCGCCGCGCCGCAGACCGCCACGATCTCCACCAACACGGCGTGCGCCCTGCTGTCCGTCTTCATCCccggcgccgggggcggcCCGTTGGCCCACATCTTGACCGCGTACCACGGCGGGCCGCCGGCCCGAATGTACACGGCCGACACGGCCGTGATGCCGGCCTGGCCGCGGCCCACAGTGAGGAGGAACCCGCTGTCGTCGTTCCCTTCCACGAGCATCAGGTGCCGCGGCGGCCCCATGGCCGGCAGCCGGAGCATGCCGACCCTggcgtgccggaccttgtGGACCGGCATGGCGTGCGCGGCCACGAGGTGCACGAGCAGAGCCTTTGGGGCCCATCTTCAAGGTACTCCATAcctcacctccttcaacctcCGTGGATCGATTTCGCCTGAAACAAATTAGCAATCAGTCAATCTATTTGTGTTGTGCTTGTGCAGTGCAAAGGCGGGCACACGGCGTGCGAGAGCTGCCTGGCGGAGATCCCGGACAAGCGGTGCCAGAAAtgcgagcacggcggcggcggcttcgcgGTGCCCGGCGCTGGACAAGGTGGTCTCCTCGACCCAGATCGAGTGCCCGCACGCCGGCTGCCCGAGCTTCGTCACCTACCACGAGGCCGGCGAGCACCAGAGCGTCTGCCCGCACGCGCCCTGCTCGTGCCCGGAGCCCGGCTGCTTCTTCCAGGCCGGAGGCTTGAAGGGACGGGAGCAGATGGGGCAGTGGAGCACGCTCGAGTCCATCATCTTCACCGTGACCTCCACCCGAGatccgccggtgccggagccagcctccgccgccaccattgCTCCGCCGCCTTCGTGCACGACGATTTCCTGCTTCACCTCGCCGATGGGTGGTGGCTCTAGCCTTGGCTTCTTCATGGCGCTCTGACTCTtccccgtcgccgtcgacggcgAGCCGCTGTTATTCCCCACGGCGCCTGCTGCCCCCTGCATCCTCTCTCTTGAAACTGCAAAAATGTCTTGTAAAAAAGACAAAAGCCACCTCTGCTCTTTGTGGTGAAGATGAAGACGGAGGCAGCTCCGGGTAAAGATAGGAAGAAGCAGCTACAGTAGCTCCCAAAGAATTACTGCTGCAGGCTGCTCTATTGGATTGATTCGGGTCTGCTCCTGCAGGATTTCTAGtacgaaaataaaataaaatgttaaTGCGATTGATTGATTGGTTGATTTCCCATTGGCACATGTTGACGCAGTAGGTCGCACGGCTCCCTAGGCGCTGCTGTTGAACAAACCGTGTGGTCTTTGGAACGAGATCCTCTGACGTACTGGTCAATACTGCAGAGGGACATAAGTTAAATCTGTTCGTTCATAGTCCATCGGACGGCAGCACATCAAAACTCAACGCGAGTCGGCCCAAAGCCCAGCTCAACGACGGGGAAACAGAAATCGGCGCACTACAGCTGACAAAAGGAagaccagcggcggcggcgccccctcctcccggccgtCTCTGCTTCCACCGTGGCggtgcggcgcggcgcgaCGCTGGTGGCCCAGGTGAAGTGCGGCTTGCCGCAGAGGTCTACAGTTCGGCTCATATTGTAGAGGAGGATGGTggcgttgatggcgaaggcgAGCTGGAggccgtcctcgtcgccggccgctGCCCAGGCTCACGCTGGTCCTCCCGGCCGTatcgtcctcgtcgccgcgctcAACCGCTGCCCAGACACACAAGCTGGTCGCGTTCTCGAAGAGAAGGAGCAGGAGCGCAGGAGCCCGTCCTGGTCGCATTTGACCTGTGCACTGCTGCTATCCTGTTGTTAATTGAATTTGGAGACGCAAAGTGCAGGAAGCATCCTCGCTGTTAAACTGAATTTGGAATTGCAAGAAAGATTGAGACGTAGTTGTGATTAGATGTTATGACTAAAAATAACTACGACAGTACTCTTGCACAAAATGGCAATTGTTGATGCTAACTGAATTGCACATTGCTCGTAACTGAACTGAAGTAAATCGGAGCACATGATTgtcaaaaacagaaatattTCACCACAGCCCAATAAAATCTTCATCTGTGATTGGTCCCTATAAATTTAATAAACAAGTAAGATTTTATAAACAACTATGATCTCTATGTTTGTTTTATAACTATATGAACAAGATTACCGTCAATAATTGAGTGAACCTAAGATTGGTCTCGTAGACTTCAGATTCTTTCCCTTTGCCACTATAAACACCATCATTTGCAACTTGTACTTGTGCATCTGCTTGTGATTGTGTTGGTGCACTGCCACTACCTGCCTCTTCCCCAACCTCTTCTATCTGTGGTGAAATAAAATAGAACGGTTATGAGAATTGAAGGACAGAATGATAACACTGAAATTGCACTTTTATTTAGCAACATACATTTTCCCTCTTTTTTCTGAACTTGTGCTTTTTATCGAGCCAAGTTCTTTTTCGTTTTGAAGTTTTTGTTTCAACCTCCTTTTTCTTTAGGCGCGCGTTAGTCAACAAGTCATCTGGTGGGCTAGCATCTGTGGGAATCGTAGATGGATACCAAGGAGTGCTTGTGCATGCATTGAGTTTTTCTTGAATTTGCTTACCAAGGATGTCAAGTGTGCTATCCACCAAAGCAACACATTTTGGGAAGTTGGATGCTCGATCCGCCAAATTATGAAATTGATGGGACATATATCTGTAGCTAAGCATGGCATCCATATATGGGTTTTCAATTATATTTCTTCCCTCCTTGTCTTGTACAGCTCCACTTCGTGCTTCTCGTGTCCATCGCTTTAACACATAATGTGATGGCAATGACTTGATGTTCATTAAATCAAGAACTTTAAGAGCATGGCCACACAATATCCCAATTCTCTCATATTGCTGGCAGCTGCACACAACTATTTGTCTCAAAGGATCACCGGTAACTTTATACTCTTCTTCGATGGTAAAATCTCCTACAATATATTCATTACAGCCATCCAATTGCTTGGTGCAAGCTGATAAGGATCTTTCATATTCACCTTGGAAAACTTCAAATATACAAGGTGTATATACTTTACTAGCTTGCACCAACATAGGTGGTGGTCTCCTCATAAATAATTTTGGTAACTTTTTCCTTGAGTCAAATTCTGAATTCAGTTCGTTATTCCTTTTTCCTTGCACCACCCTTTCAAAATGCTTAAAGAAACGGATGATATCGAAATCAGATTTGAAATGGATTTTCAAATCATTGTTCAGACTCTCACTCAATTGTGTACTTCTCATTCCTAGTGTGAAGACATCCTTCATATAACATTCAGcccatttttctttgaacTTATATATGCTATCCAACCAAGTTTGCTTGCTCACCTTTTTCCTCATGAGGTCAAACTTTTGTTCAAATTCTGCCTTGTCTTCATACTCAAACATGCACGCACTAAAATCTGCCAGAATACTAGTTTCTTCAttctcctctcttttcttctcttcatttttttctttcttcttctcttttttcttcttttcctttttctgatcTTCATCCTTCTCTTCATGTAGATGCTTGACAGCATTTTGCATAATGTGAAAGGTGCATAATCCATGCCATGCTTCTACAAACACTTCTCCAACTGCCTTTCCCATTGCGGCATCTTGATCTGTATATAATGTTTTAGGCACCTTTCCTTTATGAGCATTTAGAAAGGCCTCAAACAACCACTTGAAAGATGCAAAGGTCTCATCATACATGAGAGCAGCACCAAAAACTACAGTTTCTCTAAAGTGATTGAATCCGACAAAAACACCGAAGGGCCTACTCTCTTTGTTTGTTCCAAAAGTAGTGTCAAAACTAACCACATCGCCAAAATGTGCATAGTCCATGATCATTTTAGCATCAGCCCAAAATATGTTTGCTATTTGTTCTTCACGATCCATTTGCAATGCATATTGGAATGATGGGTTTTCAACAATCTTGTCTTGAAAAATACTTAAGCATGCTACCTGCTTGGCCATATGCCATTTCTCGTTGGCGCTTGGTCCGCAAATAATTCTTGTGATCACGGAGGGTATAGCTAAGATTGAGTCCTCCACCAACTTGGTGACTTGCAAACTCATGTGAGGCTTTTGGCCCAATACCTGGATCATCTGCCATTTCAATTTCAAAAGCTTGTAACTCTGAAATTTTCTTCTGTGACACCATTAAATGTAAAGTTTCTGGCAGGTGCAGTGTGTGATTGTGTTCCAAAATCAGCTTAGTCACTTtgagattttcctttttccggTCCACATTAACACTCATGTGCACTTGGCAATCGGTTCTAGTTTCAGCTCGAGGCAACTTTGTTAAATGGTCCCTTTTGTCTTGTGATCGATGACCCTCATTTGCACAAACAAATTTACATGATGTAACTTTCCCATCAGATGCTCTTTTGTTTGTATACCTTTTTCTGACCTCAAAGCCTTGCTGCCCACAATAGCTCAGCCAAAATGCCCAAGCTTCATCTGAATTTGTAAATTCCATGCCAACATGAGGTACCAAACCTGGCAGTACAACTCTATAGTGTAAAAATTGAGTTAGTGTTGGAGTTATGAGTGGCGCAAGTGTGGAGAAAATATTGGAACCAATAGTATTGAAAAAGAAGTTGTGGAAATAAGCAAACACTAGCAGTACGTAAGGATACAAAAATCATATAGCCTTTTCCTGTTTAAATTACCGATTTCATGCCAAAGTACTTGAGATAAGGAAAGTACCTATTTAAATGAGGATCATTGCTTGATCTGTTAATCTCCTCTGCCACCTCTGTTTCTTTCATAGTTTCTTCTTCCGTGGACAAATAGAGAAATTGATCAAATTCAACCATTTAATTCCATGAGAAATAGGGGAGTTGATCAAACCAAAGTAGAGCAGCGCTTGAGCTCCAGGTCCTGGCACAAATTCGAATTCAGGTGATTGTCGTCATGTGGGAGACAGAACGAGAAAGGGAGAAAATCGGGCAACTGAGATCTACCTGGGAATGACGAAGTAGATCAGCACGTGAGCTCCTCCAGGTCCTGGCGGGAaatctctttctctcccgCCGTACTTGTCTAACACCCTGTCCTCTGGCGCCTTTTTCTGAGACAGcgctcttcttttccctcttggTCCTTGGACTGGGCTTTGGGCCAACCCATCAGTGCGTTTCCAGGGGATCTGATGTGCTGCCGTCCGATGGACCACGAACGAATCGATTTAACTTACGTCCCTCTGCAGTATTGACTAGTACGTAAGAGGATCTCGTTCCATGGTCTTTGGTCCAACTAAAATTTTGTAACCTTGGTCGATTTTATTACCAGGTGTGAATTAACATTTTCGGAAGAAAAACATAGTATAGGCTAGTCATCGGATCGGAGAATAACATATGTTACTAGTTTATATTACTATTTCAATAGTGCGTAGTAACATATTTGTGCTAATATAAAAATCTCATTATTAGTTTTATAGACTCATTCTATCTTGAGAAGTGTGATGGTAACACATCTAGTTACCCCAACATTCTCTTTCCTCGTTAATAACATGACACATCATCAACGTTGTTATTCCCCACGGCGCCtaccccaccccacccccccccccccccaatccTCTCTCTTGAAACTGCAAACAAAAGCCACCTCTGCTCTTTGTGGTGAAGATGGTGTTGGTTACACTGCTTTATGTGTTGTGTTggatggtctttttttttattgtgtcGGGTGGTCTTCGACTCACACGTTCTCCAAAAGATTCGGTTAGGATGAAAACAcaagaaacataaaaaaaaaaggtgttacAAATATggaacataaaaaaaatgaacgatttctttttcaaaagacaaaaaaaggaaaatgaacgAAATGTTTGCTATGGACTCGATTGTACCAGCATGCCCATGTGTCGGGCCAGAACCTTGCATTTTCcttacggttttgctatttcttaattaggcgactgagaaataactattttttcttagtcgatgataacgaccttttgattcaatcattgagattcttATAAGATTAATATAAGTCTGATGGATAAAATAATCTTGATTAGATGGCTACGATTGTTGattgagaaataaatatttcttagacgactgagaaatagacactcgtGTTTCCTTGAGTACAGACAAAGAATAAACATACTACGCGATGAACATGGATGCCAAGCAAAACAAGTTATCAAACACCTAACCTGCAAGCACAACAAATTATGCAGCACCAGAAACAAAATAGACAGAGATCGACGTGGGAAGAAAGGGGAAAAGGAAGGACGCGCGATGGACAATCGGACCAGGCGGCGGGTTTCGGGAGCGACCACGTGTCATCCTGCCGGCGGTGCCTTTCCATCCCGCCGAGCAAGAAGAGCGCAGCGATTCCGCGAGGTTTACTGAGCAGCGCCCGACATGTCCTCCTTGAAGAGCACCTCTCATTTCTTGATATATTGTTTTGAGTATCGATCGATCGCTAAATCTGCTTGATCGATATTGCACTTTGACAAATTGTCTCGTTCAATCTGACCGGCATGTGTGGTCTAGGGCCTTTTTGACAGAAATTCCCATGCTATATTATACAGGGCACGAACTTAAGGAAAAAAACTGTGCGTCAAGCGCTTATCTTCTCATAATCTCGTGAGACGGGACGGAAGAGCGAGGCCGgccgggtgctgcacgactATATTTGCATCCATGCGTGTACAGAATCTCTTAATTAATCCCACCGCGGTGATCGATCCTGACCTAGCTAGCAGCTAGCGATCTCGTTCAACTCTC
The Brachypodium distachyon strain Bd21 chromosome 2, Brachypodium_distachyon_v3.0, whole genome shotgun sequence genome window above contains:
- the LOC100822730 gene encoding E3 ubiquitin-protein ligase SINA-like 10, yielding MSERNKRGAPSPVDRDGGKKVKAVAQVMKNEQERLQQQGEENEREEGEVGAEDGSLAAPPPPPSPPLPQIDARIDVALFHCKSCCRPLKPPLFECEAEGHVVCCRDYCRHMHGELCSRTEPSRPALNAILTAAKVSCVYREFGCGLHIVYHDAMNHLRTCLHAPCLCPEPGCSFLGTPLALLGHFDAAHARAISTVSYGHPLKLTLPLSQPWHFVLGQDDRSVFLVSLGTLNGSSSAMGVSLVCVRVPRGRNTGASSSSWVYPAWTTTWGL
- the LOC104582997 gene encoding uncharacterized protein LOC104582997 — protein: MPVHKVRHARVGMLRLPAMGPPRHLMLVEGNDDSGFLLTVGRGQAGITAVSAVYIRAGGPPWYAVKMWANGPPPAPGMKTDSRAHAVLVEIVAVCGAAPGAVDVKALPVLTVPRNFLVGGAAGAADMVLPVSVRVDKMS
- the LOC112271173 gene encoding protein FAR-RED ELONGATED HYPOCOTYL 3-like, producing the protein MLVQASKVYTPCIFEVFQGEYERSLSACTKQLDGCNEYIVGDFTIEEEYKVTGDPLRQIVVCSCQQYERIGILCGHALKVLDLMNIKSLPSHYVLKRWTREARSGAVQDKEGRNIIENPYMDAMLSYRYMSHQFHNLADRASNFPKCVALVDSTLDILGKQIQEKLNACTSTPWYPSTIPTDASPPDDLLTNARLKKKEVETKTSKRKRTWLDKKHKFRKKRENIEEVGEEAGSGSAPTQSQADAQVQVANDGVYSGKGKESEVYETNLRFTQLLTGPITDEDFIGLW